In one window of Acanthochromis polyacanthus isolate Apoly-LR-REF ecotype Palm Island chromosome 8, KAUST_Apoly_ChrSc, whole genome shotgun sequence DNA:
- the LOC110948256 gene encoding transmembrane protein 80-like gives MAIPGPGRSAGVLSSVSLQILLKLTAVYFVLYFLFTLGLIIRKSLELSYPADAVLCDVGLLFLLAALELLHFFCGVKGNLTESEGYILGNLIVTGTTILLTVYFLVWQTYVVRADVIISSVLLVVYSLDGILALSTLARLASAYS, from the exons ATGGCGATACCAGGACCAG GAAGGTCAGCAGGTGTT CTGTCGTCTGTTTCCCTGCAGATCCTGCTGAAGCTGACTGCGGTCTACTTTGTGCTCTATTTTCTCTTCACTCTGGGTTTGATCATCAGAAAGA gCCTGGAGCTGTCCTATCCTGCTGACGCTGTCCTCTGTGATGTCGGCCTGCTCTTCCTCCTGGCTGCTCTGGAGCTTCTGCATTTCTTCTGTG GAGTGAAGGGGAACCTGACGGAGAGCGAGGGGTATATTCTGGGTAACCTCATCGTGACGGGGACAACCATCCTGCTCACCGTCTACTTCCTGGTGTGGCAGACGTACGTAGTGCGAGCAGACGTCATCATCAGCAGCGTCCTCCTCGTTGTCTACAGTTTAGATGGAATCCTGGCGTTGAGCACGTTAGCTCGACTCGCAAG tGCCTATTCCTGA